A region of Oncorhynchus tshawytscha isolate Ot180627B unplaced genomic scaffold, Otsh_v2.0 Un_contig_1282_pilon_pilon, whole genome shotgun sequence DNA encodes the following proteins:
- the LOC121845902 gene encoding suppressor of cytokine signaling 1-like, with translation MMVRDTLAGTTVEPSQNHAAPTQNQDGTQQLPGETLEHVEQQNRVQEQQNQLLELENFELLGQENELLEQQILEQQNQLLELENFELLGQENELLEQQNLEQQIQLLELENTVQTSTDNRTTPPDKTSSGGALHPKWPHQSNFRATRPSVPLPCLGPLLHLPDPIPDSWPTHLRPFFSQQEYLLVRHTHRQLVHSGYYWGPMEMEEAHRTLLLTPPGSFLIRDSSQPDVFFTLSYHGDWGPVSVRVLLTSQSFRLNGSNKAFDSLFALLRFYVESSHRRLRRAWRRERPMTLQQLCRGRIVELYGAERIDSLPGLNQVVIQYLQDYPYSI, from the exons ATGATGGTCAGAGACACTCTGGCAGGAACCACAGTGGAACCATCGCAGAACCACGCGGCACCCACGCAGAACCAGGACGGAACCCAGCAGCTTCCAGGGGAAACCCTAGAACACGTAGAACAACAGAACCGCGTTCAAGAACAACAGAACCAACTCCTAGAACTCGAGAACTTCGAACTCTTAGGTCAAGAGAATGAACTCTTAGAACAACAGATCCTAGAACAACAGAACCAACTCCTAGAACTCGAGAACTTCGAACTCTTAGGTCAAGAGAATGAACTCTTAGAACAACAGAACCTAGAACAACAGATCCAACTCTTAGAACTAGAGAATACGGTCCAGACCAGCACAGACAACCGGACCACACCTCCAGACAAGACCAGTTCTGGCGGTGCCCTCCATCCAAAGTGGCCTCACCAGAGCAACTTTAGAGCGACTAGA CCCAGtgtccctctcccctgcctcgGACCTCTTCTCCACTTGCCCGATCCGATCCCAGACTCCTGGCCCACACACCTCCGGCCCTTCTTCAGCCAGCAGGAGTATCTTCTAGTGCGACACACACACCGTCAGCTGGTTCACAGTGGCTACTACTGGGGCCCTATGGAGATGGAGGAGGCCCACCGCACACTGCTACTCACACCGCCTGGGAGCTTCCTCATCAG GGACAGCAGTCAGCCGGACGTCTTCTTCACCCTCAGTTACCACGGCGACTGGGGGCCCGTCAGTGTCCGCGTCCTCCTGACCAGTCAGAGTTTCCGCCTCAACGGCAGTAACAAGGCCTTTGATTCGTTGTTCGCCTTGCTGCGGTTCTACGTGGAGTCATCCCATAGGCGGCTGCGGAGGGCGTGGCGCAGGGAGCGACCCATGACCTTACAGCAGCTGTGTAGGGGACGAATCGTGGAGTTGTACGGAGCGGAGAGGATAGATTCACTACCTGGGCTCAACCAGGTGGTCATACAGTATCTACAGGACTATCCTTATAGTATATAG